The following nucleotide sequence is from Leptodactylus fuscus isolate aLepFus1 chromosome 10, aLepFus1.hap2, whole genome shotgun sequence.
CCCAGAACCTTTCTTTCCAGCTATTTTCTTGTACTTGCTAGACTTACTATACACCCAAAGAGAAGCTCTAATCTCCGGCTTGCTACATTGACATCTCTACGAGGTGCAGTGCTCTCTGCACGCACCTGCGATTGGAGGGTTAAACTAAGCTGCTACTTATCGGCCCGAGCTGCCGGCAGGGGGGGTTACACTGCAGAGCCGCAGTAGGACTACTTCTAGGGACCTGTTCACAAAGCTTAGATTCCGAAGGTTTGGAGCGTTTTCTTCTTCTACTCTCTCCAGTATTCCAGCAGTGATGACATTACAGCCTACAGGAGGCGTCTGCAGCCCCAGACCtacaaggcagaggagaggtgggtggcggggacagctctgttctcaggaggatgtggcggctctgagaagagcctttgggttatgtagtagagagtcggggagcggcggaattagcctccgaagccgtagagagtgcggccctggcgcttgagcgcgtacaccacgtccatggcggtgacggtcttcctcttggcgtgctcggtgtaggtgacggcgtcacggatgacgttctccaggaagactttcaggacaccgcgagtttcctcatagatgagaccggagatgcgcttgacgcctcctctgcgagctagacggcggatggcaggcttggtgatgccctggatgttatcccggagcaccttcctgtgccgcttggcaccgcccttgccgagacctttccctcctttaccgcgaccggacatcttctgtgctgctgacagactagaataagcgtccctccgcacagccgccttttagatagagagtggtcggaccagaaggagaaccctgcTTTGATGACGTAATTCTTCGGCGTGACTCCTACAAGCCCCTCCTCTGTCTcgcgctgattggctgacataAGACAATGGATCACTTTGAATTTCCCGCTCATTCTCCCATTGCCGAGGGTCAGCGGTCAGCGGCTCCTTCTAGCCGGCCTACTAGATAACATGCAGGGCGCTGTTCTCACTGCTCCAGACCTTCTTCTCTGTCAATAGGACTATTGCATTCCGGAgccgcaccccctcctccccggatCTAATTCTTCTCCCGGCTGCGGTATCTCCTCTCTGCCCCCTATGGGCATCCTTGTGTAATCGCCGCGAGGCTGCAGTTATAGTGAACCCCGGGTGCGGGCTGTGCAGTTCCACGCTGATCCAGATGGGGGCGCGGGGAACAAACGGCACAgctcgggagaccctgtatatacggatCCCAGCCAGCAGGTGGCGCACAGATACTACATAGGACGGTTACCGGGGCTCTAATTCTGTCGTTAGACGatcgtctttaaccctttcccgccaatggcattttttgtttttttcgtttttgactcccctccttctaaaccccataactattttatttctccgctcccagagccatatgaggtcttaatttttgtgggacaaatgtttcttcctgatgccaccattaattattctatataatatactgggaagcaggaaaaaccatcagaatggggtggatttgaagaaaaaatgcatttctgtgactttcttacgggctttggttttacggcgttcactgtgcagccaaaatgatctgtcccctgtattctgtgtttcggtacggttccagggataccaaatttatacggttttatttaaatttcgaccccttaaaaaaaaaatccaagactgtgttttattttgttttttctaaaagtcgccatattccgacagccgtaacttttttatacgtccgtgtacagggatgtgtagggcgtctttttttgcggggtcgggtgtactctttagttctaccattttcgggaaatgttattgctttgatcactttttattcaaatttttatcagaatcccaCCCCATgcatgggaccttgatgggacttggcagcactgtaattgaccgtctgcttcaccccaagtgtgagaagaagctatcgcaggtccttccttccgaccgcgaccaggctgtataatctacatcaaaccaagcgaagagcaCTCTgcgcagagaactaaatgactatgaatgtcctccttctttcttctctgttccttagctgctatggactcctagtatatctttctcagcatatgtgtgtctacttctgtaatatattactgtgtattatcctgtatctgtattactatgcagctgaaacatactgaaatttccccactgtgggactattaaaggattatcttatctcttatcttatcttatactccctgtgtgtatacactagctaggcCAGTCCTGTTATAGTCCTTATTATATAATCCACAAGATACAGGTATTTCTGTGAGTATCTGTATTCTGCCCTTTACTTACAATAGACAGAGTAGGCCGTTCCGTGATTGGCTATATTTCAACACGTGACCTTCCGACAATGAAGTAGTCGACAACATACTATGTTAAAACCCATAAGAAGTAGGCATTTTTGTGATTGGCTACATTCaatctatttattatagataaagTAGGCCGCTTTGTGATTGGCCACATCTTAACACGTGACTTTTTGATAATGAAGCAGTAGATAATTCCATCATGTTAAAACCCATAAGAAGTAGGCATCTCTGTGATTGGCCAGTTTATCTCTATATACATCATGGATGAAAGTAGGCCACTCCATGATTGGCCATATGATATCATGTGACCTTTGTTAAACTACTTAGTGGCCATCCACAGTAAAAACCCATAGGGAATAGGCGACCCTGTGATTGGCTACAGTCATCTTCATATACAACGTGGACAAAAGGAGGCTGTCATGGGATTGGCTACATAACAACATGTGACCCTCTGACAATCTAGTAGTGGGCATTCCACTATGGCAAGACTCATAGGAAGTAGGCAAATCTGTGATTGGCTGGTTCTACTCTTTATACACTATGGGCTAAGGTAGGCCAGTCTGCTATTGGCCACATAACAACATGTGATCTTTTGCAAACTAAGCACAAGCACCCTTCTATAGTAAAAATCCATAGAAAATAGGCAACTCTGTGATTGGCTACAGTCACTCCTATATACACTATGGACAAAAGTAGGCTGTCTTGGGATTGGCTATATAACAACACATGATCGATCTTGCTCTTGGATACataagttctccttcaggtccgatgCCATTTCCCATGTCACTTAAATAGTAGGCAGTCCCCCTATTGGCTGTTAGGACcttcatagactatagtgggatatGTAGGCTCACATATGTGCCGtggttatagaagatgtctgagtGAGCAATCATATTTGTCCACATGTTTTCTTTCAAGTCCGCCATCGATATAACATAGGGGCGGAGCTTAAGATGGGCCGCTCTATTCTGATTGGCTCCAAACTTTAAAAGCACACGGCCACATCTATACAGTATTTTTCTATTAACATACATCCCTATTTTATAAActagccactatatatatatatatatatatatatatatatatatatatatatatatatatatatatatatatatatatatatatacagaaacatAACTTATTCATTACACATTGATCATTTCAGTATCATTTTAAACATTTTAATTACAAATGCTGCCGGCCATGTTTTCAGTAAAATGTCATTCTTTTATTATTGTTTCTGACTATTTGATTGTGATCATTATTGCTATTACTTTATTatatgtttgttttgtgtttttctggATGGGAAATGTGACAATGTAGAGTGGCTGGATTCTTGCTCCGTGTCGGTGTCGTCTCTCCGCACACGCATGTAATATGACCATATTGACTTATGAACTCTTCTGGCAAATTTTGCATCCTGGAAAGAGATAAATTAGGATATATAATTAGGAAAGAAAGATAAGCAATTTTGTTATTGAAAACTTTATTTCTGTTTGTTCTTTATCTTCTTTTCTCTGACTGGTGACCACTTCCGCTATTATGCAGTAGGCAGGTACTTCCGGACATATGCACATCCTAGTTCTTTTAGTATATAAGTTCTCATTGAAGAGTTGCCAACATGCCATGATTAAGGTGCTTCGGcactgaaacgcgtcggcgttaaaCACTACCACCTCTGTACATGGACTACATTACTCTGAGATGTCcgaatttttaatgtgaaaaataaaagcgaagttttaaTCTAATCTCCCGACACAAGAGTTCTGGCTGCTGGATCCTTTTTTCTTTACTGCATCATTGCGGCTCCGACCGGAGGGAGTCTTTTACCTGACAATCCGTGAGGACTCTCCAGGAGAACACCGGAAATATGGAACTGGAAGGCAACAATTTTTCTCTTTTCATTTTGGACACTGCTCAAAAACTATCTTACTATTAAGGGGCTGAATGCATACCATATTTGTTTGCAGTCCTGTTATactccctgcgtgtatacactagctgggccagtcccgttatactccctgcgtgtatacactagctgggccagtcccgttatactccctgtgtgtatacactagctgggccagtcccgttatactccctgtgtgtatacactagctgggccggtcccgttatactccctgtgtgtatacactagctgggccagtcccgttatactccccgcgtgtatacactagctggtccagtcccgttatactgcctgtgtgtatacactagctgggccagtcccgttatactccctgtgtgtatacactagctgggccggtcccgtcacactccctgcgtgtatacactagctgggccagtcccgttatactccccgcgtgtatacactagctgggccagtcccgttatactccctgtgtgtatacactagctgggccagtcccgttacgctccctgcgtgtatacactagctaggcCAGTCCCGTTGGCGCCTAAATCTGACAATCCTCATTCTATACACTAGCGGACCTGAAAGAGAACAAGGACAGTGGAGTCGTCTCCTATTGGCTGAAGCCATCTATCTCGGCGCTGATTGGCTGACCTCACAACTGTTCGGCATTTGGAATGTCCCGCTTATTGTACGTGACCGGCTCACACACGTAACAATCGTACAGCGCGTGTCTTATCCCGATATATTGTGATAGGTTTGCGCATGTCACTGATGCAGATTGTCAGCTTTGGCGGCCACATACAGCTCAGTGTGAATTAGGCCATAGATCTGTAGCCTCGGTCACTATAACGAGCAGTAAATACCGGATAAATCTGGACTAGAGGCGCCGAAACACAAGCGGGAGTTCTGGCGGGATCCCCTCACCATTCATTCAATGGAATTTCAAATAGACAACGCAATGACGTCACCGGCGTCTTCATGAAGGCGGAGCCAGCTGATCCTAAATGTCCAATCCTGTAAGTGCTCGGCGATTACGTCACAACAACGATGTTCCTCCTGATTGGTGCTATTTCAATGCCATAGAGCCTCATTGATTGGCTTGGATAACAACCAATCACTGGCGCCGGCTGCTTGTCCTTGCGGGTATAAATGAGGAGGCGGCCTAAGCGCTGGAGCTTCACGGAGATTCACTCGTAGGAAGAAGGATGTCTGGACGCGGCAAGCAAGGAGGCAAAACCCGCGCTAAGGCCAAGACTCGCTCATCCCGGGCGGGACTTCAGTTCCCCGTCGGTCGTGTGCACAGGCTTCTCCGCAAGGGCAACTACGCCGAGAGGGTTGGTGCTGGTGCTCCCGTCTACCTGGCGGCCGTACTGGAGTATCTGACCGCTGAGATCCTGGAGTTGGCTGGTAATGCTGCACGGGACAACAAGAAGACCCGCATCATCCCCCGTCACCTGCAGCTGGCCGTGCGCAATGACGAGGAGCTGAACAAACTGCTGGGTGGCGTGACCATCGCCCAGGGAGGCGTCCTGCCCAACATCCAGGCCGTGCTGCTGCCCAAGAAGACCGAGAGCAGCAAGCCCAGCAAGAGCAAGTGAGCGCCGCTCCCACCCCATCCGTCTATACAagcaaaggctcttctaagagccacCACCTTGTCTACAGCAGAGCTGCCTCCCGTCT
It contains:
- the LOC142183454 gene encoding histone H2A type 1; protein product: MSGRGKQGGKTRAKAKTRSSRAGLQFPVGRVHRLLRKGNYAERVGAGAPVYLAAVLEYLTAEILELAGNAARDNKKTRIIPRHLQLAVRNDEELNKLLGGVTIAQGGVLPNIQAVLLPKKTESSKPSKSK